From Chromatiales bacterium, one genomic window encodes:
- a CDS encoding patatin-like phospholipase family protein — translation MRRARNGKLVTLFFLMLPPVTAIHATEPVAEAPARPRIGLVLGGGGAKGAAHIGVLRVLDQMHIPVDCVAGTSMGALVGATFASGVPPAEIERRVLAVDWTRTVGTAGARDQAPINRKLQGSTYTNSLEFGFKGSRIRAPGGVLKSQEIEELLRNLVAGARYVDDFDNLPIPFRAVATDMMAGEMVVLGDGDLTVAMRASMAVPGAFSPVVIGERVLADGGQMRNVPVDIGRELCGDVIIAVSLSSPPPKPEDLDSALALATRSLDVMIEANGRAQLATLTDKDVSIVVPMGDIGSGSFERVPDAIPLGRAAALSKSAELARYALPEAEYKAWRASLSRDYQQPIRVAGVRITGLDRVNSEYVRTGVIATRPGKEVSLGAIATDSSRIYALGDFQKVEYSVVNTPVDPTVEFRATEKSWGPDFLKFDLGLGFTAGGDFSFALLGEHTRTWLNPYGGEWRNTVQVGQDLLLRTSLYQPLEIRQRVFVEPYLEFDRNIEGLYVDGNKIGEFSFRRGFGQIDLGLNIGRVAQLRAGLRQGWAGADLQTGDSAALADLSTTHESDLVLQATYDTRDVVGLPSLGSLLTARYQSSGAWLNGEQSYQQAEGLVLKVIPFRGDVLHVFAAGGGELSGTLPPYDLFAIGGINSFPGLERQQLRGTSYWISGTSYYRKLGDIQRLFGQALYGGLRLTAGDVAGRIDDVNDGTILGAAVSLSGRTPVGPFLVSLGSTNNGFWELQFAFGRPIREGSILDAIW, via the coding sequence GTGCGCAGAGCCAGAAACGGCAAGCTTGTAACCCTGTTCTTCCTCATGCTGCCGCCGGTAACCGCGATCCACGCAACCGAGCCTGTGGCCGAAGCGCCGGCACGGCCAAGAATCGGCCTGGTGCTGGGCGGTGGCGGTGCCAAGGGTGCGGCGCATATCGGCGTTCTGCGTGTACTCGATCAGATGCACATTCCCGTGGATTGCGTGGCAGGCACGAGTATGGGTGCACTGGTTGGCGCGACCTTTGCCAGCGGCGTGCCGCCCGCGGAAATCGAGCGCAGGGTTCTGGCGGTCGACTGGACGCGCACAGTGGGGACCGCAGGCGCACGTGACCAGGCGCCGATCAATCGCAAACTTCAGGGCAGTACCTATACCAACAGCCTGGAGTTCGGATTCAAGGGCAGCAGGATCAGGGCACCGGGCGGTGTTCTCAAATCGCAGGAGATCGAGGAGCTGCTCCGGAACCTGGTGGCCGGTGCGCGTTATGTCGATGATTTCGACAACTTGCCGATTCCTTTTCGTGCCGTCGCGACCGACATGATGGCCGGGGAGATGGTGGTCCTCGGCGATGGTGATCTCACCGTTGCGATGCGGGCCAGCATGGCGGTGCCGGGCGCGTTTTCGCCGGTCGTCATCGGTGAACGGGTGCTGGCTGACGGCGGACAGATGCGCAACGTGCCGGTTGATATCGGCAGGGAGCTGTGTGGCGATGTAATCATCGCCGTATCCCTGTCCAGCCCGCCACCAAAGCCCGAGGATCTGGATTCGGCGCTGGCGCTTGCCACCCGCTCACTGGATGTGATGATCGAGGCGAACGGAAGGGCCCAGCTCGCTACCCTGACGGACAAGGACGTGAGTATCGTCGTGCCGATGGGCGACATCGGTTCAGGCAGCTTCGAGCGGGTGCCCGATGCGATACCGCTCGGGCGTGCCGCCGCCCTGTCGAAGTCTGCTGAACTGGCGCGCTATGCCTTGCCGGAAGCGGAATACAAGGCCTGGCGCGCGAGCCTCAGCCGTGATTACCAGCAGCCGATCCGGGTGGCCGGGGTCCGTATCACCGGCCTGGATCGCGTCAATTCCGAGTACGTGCGCACGGGGGTGATTGCCACCCGGCCGGGCAAAGAGGTGAGCCTGGGTGCCATCGCGACGGATTCCAGTCGGATCTATGCCCTGGGTGATTTCCAGAAAGTTGAATACAGCGTGGTCAATACGCCGGTTGATCCCACGGTCGAGTTCAGGGCAACCGAGAAATCCTGGGGACCCGATTTCCTGAAGTTTGATCTGGGGCTCGGTTTTACGGCGGGAGGAGATTTTTCCTTCGCATTACTCGGCGAACATACCCGTACCTGGCTGAACCCGTACGGTGGCGAGTGGCGCAATACGGTGCAGGTTGGCCAGGATCTGCTGCTCCGCACAAGCCTCTATCAGCCGCTGGAAATCCGCCAGCGGGTTTTTGTCGAGCCCTATCTCGAGTTTGACCGGAACATAGAAGGGCTCTACGTCGACGGGAACAAGATCGGCGAGTTTTCGTTCCGGCGCGGCTTTGGCCAGATCGATCTTGGTCTCAATATCGGCAGGGTGGCGCAACTGCGGGCCGGGCTGCGACAGGGCTGGGCCGGAGCCGATCTCCAGACCGGTGACAGCGCCGCGCTTGCCGACCTGTCCACGACGCATGAGTCCGACCTGGTTCTGCAGGCGACCTACGACACGCGGGATGTCGTTGGCTTGCCGAGCCTGGGCAGCCTGCTGACGGCGCGATACCAGTCCTCCGGTGCCTGGCTGAACGGTGAGCAGTCCTACCAGCAGGCAGAAGGACTGGTGCTGAAGGTGATTCCGTTCCGCGGCGATGTGCTGCATGTCTTCGCGGCCGGAGGCGGTGAACTCAGCGGCACGCTGCCGCCGTACGACCTGTTTGCGATTGGCGGAATCAACAGTTTCCCCGGGCTTGAGCGTCAGCAACTGCGCGGCACGAGTTACTGGATATCGGGGACCAGTTATTACCGCAAGCTCGGCGACATACAACGCCTGTTCGGGCAGGCGCTGTACGGTGGTCTGCGACTCACCGCCGGCGATGTCGCGGGCCGGATCGACGATGTGAACGATGGCACCATCCTCGGTGCGGCTGTCAGCCTGAGCGGCCGCACGCCCGTCGGACCTTTTCTCGTATCATTGGGCAGCACCAACAATGGCTTCTGGGAACTTCAGTTTGCGTTTGGTCGGCCGATACGTGAAGGTTCCATTCTCGATGCAATCTGGTAG